The following are encoded in a window of Centroberyx gerrardi isolate f3 chromosome 1, fCenGer3.hap1.cur.20231027, whole genome shotgun sequence genomic DNA:
- the eif3m gene encoding eukaryotic translation initiation factor 3 subunit M, translated as MSVPAFIDITEEDQASELRAYIKSKGADISEENSEGGLHVDLAQIIEACDVCLKDDDKDVESVMNSIVSLLLILETEKQEALIESLCEKLVKFREGERPSLRMQLLSNLFHGMDENTPVRYTVFCGLIKVAATCNAIAFIPTDLDQVRKWIIDWNLNTEKKHTLLRLVYEALVDCKKSEAAAKVMVELLGSYTEDNASQARVDAHKCIVRALKDPNTFLFDHLLTLKPVRFLEGELIHDLLTIFVSAKLAAYVKFYQSNKDFIDSLGLSHEQNMAKMRLLTFMGMAVEFKEISFDTMQQELQIGAEDVEAFVIDAVRTKMVYCKIDQTQRKVVVSHSTHRTFGKQQWQQLHDSLTSWKANLVTVKSSLQALSPSA; from the exons ATGAGCGTCCCAGCATTTATCGATATTACGGAAGAAGACCAG GCTTCAGAGCTCAGAGCCTACATCAAGTCCAAAGGAGCTGATATCTCAGAGGAGAACTCTGAAGGTGGACTTCATGTGGATCTGGCTCAGATCATCGAGGCGTGTGATGTCTGTCTCAAGGACGATGACAAAG atgTGGAGAGTGTGATGAACAGCATTGTGTCTCTGCTGTTGAtcctggagacagagaagcaggaGGCTCTCATCGAGAGTCTGTGTGAGAAGCTGGTGAAGTTCCGTGAAGGAGAAAGGCCCTCCCTCAGGATGCAGCT GCTGAGTAACCTGTTCCACGGCATGGATGAGAACACCCCAGTGAGGTACACTGTCTTCTGTGGTCTCATCAAGGTGGCTGCTACCTGTAACGCCATCGCCTTCATCCCCACTGACCTTGACCAG GTGCGCAAGTGGATTATTGACTGGAACCTGAACACAGAGAAGAAGCACACGCTCCTGAGGCTGGTATACGAGGCGCTGGTTGACTGCAAAAAAAG TGAGGCAGCAGCGAAAGTGATGGTTGAGCTGCTGGGGAGTTACACAGAAGACAACGCTTCACAAGCACGCGTTGATGCCCACAA ATGTATTGTCCGTGCTCTGAAAGACCCAAACACCTTCCTGTTTGACCACCTGCTGACCCTGAAACCTGTCCGCTTCCTCGAGGGAGAACTCATCCATGAT CTGTTAACCATCTTTGTGAGTGCAAAACTAGCGGCGTATGTAAAGTTCTACCAGAGTAACAAAGACTTCATTGATTCCCTGG GCCTGTCCCACGAGCAAAACATGGCCAAGATGCGTCTGCTGACATTCATGGGCATGGCGGTGGAATTCAAGGAGATCTCCTTCGACACCATGCAGCAGGAGCTGCAGATCGGAGCTGAAGACGTCGAGGCCTTCGTCATTGATG CTGTTCGGACCAAGATGGTGTACTGCAAAATCGACCAGACACAGCGAAAAGTTGTTGTGAG CCACAGCACACACCGCACCTTTGGCaagcagcagtggcagcagctgCACGACAGCCTCACCTCCTGGAAGGCCAACCTAGTGACCGTCAAGTCCAGCCTGCAGGCCCTGTCACCCTCTGCTTAA